A window from Cryptomeria japonica chromosome 1, Sugi_1.0, whole genome shotgun sequence encodes these proteins:
- the LOC131060022 gene encoding uncharacterized protein At5g65660-like isoform X2, with the protein MATGPCDIKIIANFLHRHMEQQQLQQEGRYTGVFYGRMLEDISAGGHVGADSSRHALGFPLGTALVLLMVFGMSAFFSCCYHWEKITSLHGRHRSGAASLPAQSPPASRAATALPLSNAAIWSGSGKNTPLRQSRSSVAVMMPGDDVPKFVAMPSPHGFAPENVGDNAVPSSHTSQSKQSRS; encoded by the exons ATGGCCACCGGTCCGTGCGACATTAAGATAATAGCAAACTTTCTGCACA GGCACATGGAGCAGCAGCAGTTGCAGCAGGAAGGGCGGTATACAGGGGTTTTTTATGGGCGAATGTTGGAGGATATTTCGGCGGGTGGTCATGTCGGCGCGGATAGCTCAAGGCACGCCTTAGGGTTTCCTCTCGGCACCGCCCTGGTTTTGTTAATGGTTTTCGGTATGAGCGCATTTTTTTCCTGTTGTTACCACTGGGAAAAGATCACAAGCTTGCACGGCCGTCATCGGAGTGGCGCCGCTAGTTTACCAGCACAGTCTCCGCCCGCCAGTCGTGCTGCCACCGCTCTGCCCTTGTCAAACGCTGCCATTTGGAGCGGCTCTGGCAAAAATACTCCGCTCCGACAG AGCCGAAGCAGTGTGGCCGTGATGATGCCCGGAGATGATGTCCCAAAGTTCGTTGCAATGCCGTCGCCTCACGGATTTGCGCCGGAAAATGTTGGAGACAACGCCGTGCCTTCTTCACACACCAGTCAATCCAAACAGAGCCGCTCTTGA
- the LOC131060022 gene encoding uncharacterized protein LOC131060022 isoform X1, producing the protein MPFCHKNLEQEYFFASHAPGHMEQQQLQQEGRYTGVFYGRMLEDISAGGHVGADSSRHALGFPLGTALVLLMVFGMSAFFSCCYHWEKITSLHGRHRSGAASLPAQSPPASRAATALPLSNAAIWSGSGKNTPLRQSRSSVAVMMPGDDVPKFVAMPSPHGFAPENVGDNAVPSSHTSQSKQSRS; encoded by the exons ATGCCTTTCTGTCACAAAAATCTAGAGCAGGAGTATTTTTTTGCAAGTCACGCTCCAGGGCACATGGAGCAGCAGCAGTTGCAGCAGGAAGGGCGGTATACAGGGGTTTTTTATGGGCGAATGTTGGAGGATATTTCGGCGGGTGGTCATGTCGGCGCGGATAGCTCAAGGCACGCCTTAGGGTTTCCTCTCGGCACCGCCCTGGTTTTGTTAATGGTTTTCGGTATGAGCGCATTTTTTTCCTGTTGTTACCACTGGGAAAAGATCACAAGCTTGCACGGCCGTCATCGGAGTGGCGCCGCTAGTTTACCAGCACAGTCTCCGCCCGCCAGTCGTGCTGCCACCGCTCTGCCCTTGTCAAACGCTGCCATTTGGAGCGGCTCTGGCAAAAATACTCCGCTCCGACAG AGCCGAAGCAGTGTGGCCGTGATGATGCCCGGAGATGATGTCCCAAAGTTCGTTGCAATGCCGTCGCCTCACGGATTTGCGCCGGAAAATGTTGGAGACAACGCCGTGCCTTCTTCACACACCAGTCAATCCAAACAGAGCCGCTCTTGA